DNA sequence from the Halonatronomonas betaini genome:
TCATTAACAATACATTGGTATCAAGAACAAATATTTTTTTTGCCATCGCTACACTTCCCATAAAGAAAGGCCACTTTCAGGCTCCTCAACTCTTACCTGTGGTTCACCAATAAATTCTTGAATAATAGTCTCTGCTACATATATCTCCGAGCCCTCAGCAAGATGACCTCCATAAGACCTGCCTTCTGAATCAGTTATAATTATATGAGCATGGATAAAGGGCTCACCATCAAGCATAGAAATATTCCCCTGACAGTGAGCTATCTCAACCCCTGCATCAAATTCATGGTAATAATAGTTTCTATCATTTTGATTAAAATATCCTATTTTTGCATTTCTAAGCGCTCCTAAAACCTTTACCTGTCCTGAGCGAATCCCGGCTTCTTTAATCAGGTCAGTTAGACTATTTAATAAATCTTCTCCTCTTGGTAAGCGTCCCTTTAAAACCTGACCTGGCTCATAATTATTAAAACCTTGAAATCTATCGTCCTTTAGTTTCATTACTATTCCCCCTGGATTCTATTAAGATTATTTTCAGCTCTCGTAAAATCTGGATCAATTTCCAGTGCAGCTTCAAATGCTTCAACAGCTTCAGCTTCTGCACCTGTATTTAGTAAAGCCAGTCCATAATTATTATAAATATAGGCTTCACCTGGTTCTAATGCAACTGCCTCTCCCAGATACTCTACAGCTTCTTCATATCTCCCATCTTCTAATAAGAGCAAACCTAAATTATTATAGAGATATGGATTATCACCATACTCAATTCCTTCAAGATAAGCAGCCTCTGATGATTCAAGCTCTCCCTTGCTAGAATAAATTAACCCTAATAAATTATGATACTGAGTATCTAAAATATCACCATCAAAATCAGTTAAAATTTCATAAGCTGTTTCATAAGCTTCTGACCTGTATAATGCCCTTGTATAATTAACAACTGTCCTGTAATCATCAGGTCTCAATTCATATGCATTCTCAAAATAAGGTATGGCAGTTTCTGGTTGACCAATATTATTATAACTAAGCCCTGCAAAATAATATGCCTGCCAGCTTTCTTCTCCCTCATCAATTAAATCACTAAAAACAGAGGCAGCATTTTCATATTCAGCATTATTAAAATACTCCATTGCCTGGTTTAAAGATGCACCTTCAATTTGTGAACTCATGCCTACCATTAAAACAACTGCAAGAGCAAAGACAATAATTAAATTTCTTTTTTTCATTTTAATTACCCTCCTTTCTTTTGATAGTAATTGCAATAATTTTTTAACCGACATATCTCACATTTAGGACTTCTAGCCTTACAAACTTCTCTACCATGAAATATTAGCCAGTGATGCATGTCAGCCCACAATTCTTCAGGAATAAGATCTTTTAACTGTTCTTCAACCTCTTCCACTCTGTCACTACTTGCTAGACCTAACCTATTAGAAACTCTAAAAACATGAGTATCAACAGGAAAAGCCGGAGTTGAAAAAGCACCAACTAAAACAACACTTGCTGTTTTTCTGCCAACACCAGGTAATTTCAATAAATCCGAGAAATTTCTTGGCACCTGACCATCAAAATCAGCTAAAATAATTCTGCTGCTTTCCACAATAAACTTACTCTTATTTCTATAAAGACCAATAGATTTAATTTTATCTGCTAATTCATTTGGACTTAATCTTGCAAAATCATCTGGGCTATCATATTCTTTAAAAAGCTCTTCAGTTACTTTATTAACCTGTACATCTGTCGTCTGAGCAGATAAGATAGTTGCCACTAACAATTCAAATGGCGAGTCATGATTTAATTCTGTTTCTGGCGCAGGGTATTTATCACCTAAAATATCAATTACAAAATTTAATTTCTCATCTAAATTTTTTTCCATTACATACACCTCTTCTAAACCATTATACTACTTTATACTGGAATTTTAAATGAAACCATGTTAATATATTTTTAATACACAATTAACAGGAGGTTTTAATATTGTATAAGTTCGGATTTGATATTGATGGAGTTTTAACTAATGAAGGCGATAATGATAATAATATCTGGCATAAAACTTTTATAGATCATTTTGGTGATAAAGTAAAAAAGGTTTCTGATAGTTATGATTTCAGAGAAGCTTATAACCTTCCAGATTCTGATATAATCGATTTCCTCAATGAAAATAAAGAAAAAATATTTTCCTCAGTACCACCTTATCAGGAAGCTATTGAGTTTTTGAATAGACTTAAAGAGCAGGGCCATAAAATAATCTTAATAACTGCCCGCCACGAAGAATTTAGAGATGTTACAGAAAAATGGCTGAGTAGAAATAACTTTTCTTATGATAAATTATATCATGATGAAAATAAAGCTCCTCTAGCTCTAAATGAAAATTTGGAAATATTTGTTGACGATCATCGAGACAATGTTAGAGATATTAAATCAGTCGGTATCCCAGCCCTTTTATTTACAAGAAGCCATAATTTAAATGCAAGCGAAGATGAATATACGGCTAGAGTTAGTAACTGGCAGGAAATCAAAGACTATATCAAAAACTATTATCTTCGATAAGAATTTCCACCAATAAATTCTCTTAAAACAGAAATCGGCGGTATAGTTAATTCTGGCATTGGAACTATTGGTTCTACCAATTCTTTTAAACGAACAGCTTCGTAATATGCCGGGCTTGATTTATCAATTCTATCTAGTAAAGGTATTAGATGCTTTTTTAGAACAGCCAGTTCATAAATTAATGCTGAATTAAATATTACATCAGCATTTTCTTGATAGGGGAAGATATTTTTCTCTTCTCCTTTTCTTACTTTTGGCCACCAGTCAATTGTTGTCTCTGCATCATGTCCTCTATATTTATGGTCTCTAACTATTCTTCTGATAAACCTGGTATCAGATGTTGGTATTCGATTATGATAATCCATATTTAACTGGGTAAGTGCACTTACATAAATTTTATATTTATGATTTTTAGGAATAACCTCTGTTAACCTCTCATTTAATCCATGTATACCTTCAATCAAAATTGGTTGATCATCTTCAATCTGCAAGTAATTCCCATTATATTCTCTCTTGCCAGTTTCAAAATTATATTCAGGGAGTTCCACCCTTTCACCTTGCAATAATCTTAATAAATGGTCATTAAATAATTCTAAATCAATAGCTTCAAGTGCTTCAAAATCTAAGTTTCCATCTTTATCAAGTGGAGTCTCATCTCTATTAACAAAATAATCATCTATTGAAATGTTAACAGGCTTTAAACCATCTATCCTTAAATGAGTCGCCAGCCGGTGAGAGAATGTTGTTTTCCCAGACGACGATGGTCCAGCTATTAATATTACTCTCCTTGTATCTATCTCATCATATATATTATCAGCAATTTTAGTAATATTTTTTTCATGAATAGCTTCAGATATTCTAATTAATTCTTCACCATCATCTTCTCTAATTATATTATTTAAATCATTTACATATCCAACCCCAATTATTTCACCTAATCTCTCATAATCAATAAATATATTGGC
Encoded proteins:
- a CDS encoding PPC domain-containing DNA-binding protein, translating into MKLKDDRFQGFNNYEPGQVLKGRLPRGEDLLNSLTDLIKEAGIRSGQVKVLGALRNAKIGYFNQNDRNYYYHEFDAGVEIAHCQGNISMLDGEPFIHAHIIITDSEGRSYGGHLAEGSEIYVAETIIQEFIGEPQVRVEEPESGLSLWEV
- a CDS encoding tetratricopeptide repeat protein, whose protein sequence is MKKRNLIIVFALAVVLMVGMSSQIEGASLNQAMEYFNNAEYENAASVFSDLIDEGEESWQAYYFAGLSYNNIGQPETAIPYFENAYELRPDDYRTVVNYTRALYRSEAYETAYEILTDFDGDILDTQYHNLLGLIYSSKGELESSEAAYLEGIEYGDNPYLYNNLGLLLLEDGRYEEAVEYLGEAVALEPGEAYIYNNYGLALLNTGAEAEAVEAFEAALEIDPDFTRAENNLNRIQGE
- the nth gene encoding endonuclease III, translating into MEKNLDEKLNFVIDILGDKYPAPETELNHDSPFELLVATILSAQTTDVQVNKVTEELFKEYDSPDDFARLSPNELADKIKSIGLYRNKSKFIVESSRIILADFDGQVPRNFSDLLKLPGVGRKTASVVLVGAFSTPAFPVDTHVFRVSNRLGLASSDRVEEVEEQLKDLIPEELWADMHHWLIFHGREVCKARSPKCEICRLKNYCNYYQKKGG
- a CDS encoding 5' nucleotidase, NT5C type encodes the protein MYKFGFDIDGVLTNEGDNDNNIWHKTFIDHFGDKVKKVSDSYDFREAYNLPDSDIIDFLNENKEKIFSSVPPYQEAIEFLNRLKEQGHKIILITARHEEFRDVTEKWLSRNNFSYDKLYHDENKAPLALNENLEIFVDDHRDNVRDIKSVGIPALLFTRSHNLNASEDEYTARVSNWQEIKDYIKNYYLR
- a CDS encoding nucleoside kinase produces the protein MLDLVIDGEKYSFPKGMELSEIFSKTDLPNNKFVAAVVENELVRLNFIPEDDIEIKSISRGEELGNRIYRRSLFLLLAKAVYELFPDSRLKIEHSLSNGIYCEIFKGKPLTRHDLKKLKIRMSKYVEKDIEIKKELMDKNELIEIYQDQGFQDKIDILSEKPDGEKVEVYNLDGYYDYFYYELLPSTRYLDKFDLHYSLPGFVLLFPQQIDSGKVPEFVDSPKLANIFIDYERLGEIIGVGYVNDLNNIIREDDGEELIRISEAIHEKNITKIADNIYDEIDTRRVILIAGPSSSGKTTFSHRLATHLRIDGLKPVNISIDDYFVNRDETPLDKDGNLDFEALEAIDLELFNDHLLRLLQGERVELPEYNFETGKREYNGNYLQIEDDQPILIEGIHGLNERLTEVIPKNHKYKIYVSALTQLNMDYHNRIPTSDTRFIRRIVRDHKYRGHDAETTIDWWPKVRKGEEKNIFPYQENADVIFNSALIYELAVLKKHLIPLLDRIDKSSPAYYEAVRLKELVEPIVPMPELTIPPISVLREFIGGNSYRR